One Pyxicephalus adspersus chromosome 3, UCB_Pads_2.0, whole genome shotgun sequence genomic window carries:
- the TMEM94 gene encoding transmembrane protein 94 isoform X1 encodes MTEETRLSQEGYEVVTTHKPVHECSQGIRAMEPSEKSQDGLRPCLGLSTREALSALREQLLSTLNFHQRNRTAFWKDLRRSFLHHGNRSSCFHWPGALLMLIATLLLLCCYGSQPDGSQGSEMGNACSLLLLLFLDLFLMRRQELLRQREVEGRVQRIISQIDDALKSGHDVVWADNMYPDLYMPSAPSWSLHWVYRDGRLVNLPVSLLVDGDVIALRPGQESFASLRGMKDDEHIVLEPGDLFPPFSPPPSPHAEGKKVPQEPQQHHLFRVMKTPVLENVRNWLNQALARPVTVMDNERFTVQSVILLYAVPAIMAAFLITNALRVIFHAPGIPPVTYALLQLQVNAVLPVLPLLFPVMWILVHALCEARVLSQMSKTCPTSLVAKFSEDTLSSYTEVASSQEMLRSVCTHFWRVLRGKCDTLASTSSLLHGLGSVTVICCVDKQGVLSWPNPSPETVLFFSGRVDQTTERHEDVTDQLSLHTYCQTEMEDEPQELVALLTDTDALHVVNEQESTERSSDLSRPTDTQKKPQSRNKHASGSNVSFSQDTAGQLSSEEDDYVCDCHLEMLRLSQDQQNPQSIQFDESNWQLHLSSLKPLGLNVLLNLCNPDVTNTLCRFSDHLKHIALQETHCPVLPGHIPWGLCDFSRLIGFTPGAKELFKLQNHLALYHLPSDETVKESLLCKLPTVAKRRPPLSHMISLFVKDVASNTEQMLSHGTADIILEACTDFWDGADIFPLSGSDRKKVLDFYQRACLSGYCSAFSYKPMHYSLSPQLHGKCIEMHHAPGHSTISATCDISGTVPLKPAGRHDSWSSDEGIGEFTEDFMQALSGQIFMGMVSSQYQARLDIVRLIDGLVNACIRFVYFSMDDELRSKVFAEKMGLETGWNCHISLTPNGDGPGSVVPPSSPSNAGSLRDDLHQGSREDAEGLLLMDEEGHSDMISFQPTDSDVPSFLEDSNRAKLPRGIHQVRPHLQNIDNVPLLVPLFTDCTPETMYEMIQIMQEYGEVTCCMGSSANFRNSGLFLQSDISISLDPLFPSRCSWEMFGYVSGPPRTNTSEESSPLHLSAALTGLACSMSFKKEESVSIIRLIEQARHATYGIRKCFLFLLQCQLTLVIIQFLACLFQLPPLLSTTDILWLSCFCYPLISVSLLGKPSDSSIMSVATGKNLHSIPKKTQHYFLICFLFKFLPSSFCCLACFWLSLQRFCEISSHNNTTSCSRLIVYSDALGSPDWFGSFSGALLLAQKFCACLIVLHTVFISVSHVHRSKSLWKRSPFSNVWWSLTLPVLVLAQGLQTALDLQLWTNTDSPLKFSLWDIPLVSWLSGSLSLLVVLFINEIVKLHEIRVRVRYQKRQKLQFETKLGMNSPF; translated from the exons CCAGGGATCTGAAATGGGAAATGCCTGCTCCCTACTGCTGTTGCTTTTTTTGGATCTCTTCTTGATGAGACGACAAGAACTGCTCAGGCAGAGAGAAGTAGAAGGCAGAGTACAGAGGATCATCTCACAGATTGATG ATGCTTTAAAAAGTGGGCATGATGTGGTCTGGGCAGACAATATGTATCCTGATCTATACATGCCATCAGCACCGTCGTGGTCCCTTCACTGGGTGTACAGAGATGGACGGCTTGTGAACCTTCCTGTAAGCCTACTAGTGGATGGGGATGTCATTGCTTTAAGACCTGGACAAGAGTCATTTGCATCACTTAGGGGAATGAAG GATGATGAGCACATAGTTCTAGAACCAGGGGATCTGTTCCCTCCTTTTTCTCCACCACCATCTCCTCATGCTGAAGGCAAGAAGGTACCTCAAGAGCCACAACAGCATCATCTGTTTCGTGTCATGAAAACTCCTGTGCTTGAGAATGTCAG GAACTGGCTGAACCAGGCCCTTGCCCGCCCTGTAACTGTCATGGATAATGAGAGGTTCACCGTTCAGTcggtaatattattatatgccGTCCCAGCTATTATG GCTGCCTTTCTCATCACTAATGCTCTTCGGGTCATCTTCCATGCTCCTGGCATTCCACCTGTTACTTATGCTTTGCTGCAACTACAG gtAAATGCAGTGCTACCAGTTCTTCCCCTTCTATTCCCTGTTATGTGGATTTTAGTCCATGCTCTATGTGAAGCTCGGGTATTATCCCAAATGAGCAAAACGTGTCCTACCTCTTTG GTGGCTAAATTTTCAGAGGATACTTTAAGCAGCTATACAGAAGTTGCCTCTAGTCAG GAAATGTTGCGCTCTGTGTGTACACACTTCTGGCGCGTTTTGAGGGGAAAATGTGATACACTGGCTTCCACATCAAGCTTGCTGCACGGCCTGGGATCTGTCACA GTTATCTGTTGTGTTGATAAACAAGGCGTTCTTTCGTGGCCCAATCCTAGCCCAGAGACAGTGCTATTTTTCAGTGGTAGAGTAGATCAGACCACTGAAAGGCACGAAGATGTCACTGACCAGTTGTCTTTACATACCTACTGTCAGACGGAGATGGAAGACGAG CCTCAGGAATTGGTAGCATTGTTGACAGACACAGATGCTCTACATGTAGTGAATGAACAGGAGAGTACTGAACGTTCAAGTGACCTCTCCAGACCTACCGATACTCAGAAAAAACCTCAAAGCCGGAACAAACATGCTTCAGGGTCCAATGTAAGCTTTAGCCAAGACACTGCTGGCCAG ctAAGCAGCGAGGAGGATGATTATGTTTGTGACTGCCATCTAGAGATGCTTAGATTGTCACAGGACCAACAGAACCCTCAAAGCATCCAGTTTGATGAGTCGAACTGGCAGCTCCACCTGAGCTCTTTAAAACCTTTGGGACTTAACGTACTTCTCAACCTGTGCAACCCAGATGTGACCAACACTCTTTGCCGCTTTTCTGACCATTTGAAGCACATTGCTCTTCAAGAAACCCACTGCCCTGTTCTTCCAGGGCATATCCCATGGGGCCTTTGTGACTTTTCTAGGCTCATCG GTTTCACACCTGGAGCCAAGGAGTTGTTTAAACTGCAGAATCATCTTGCTCTGTATCACCTTCCAAGTGATGAAACTGTGAAAGAGTCCCTTCTGTGTAAGCTTCCAACAGTTGCCAAGCGGCGACCTCCACTGAGCCACATGATTAGCCTTTTTGTAAAGGATGTCGCATCCA ACACAGAGCAGATGCTGTCCCATGGAACAGCTGATATTATCCTTGAAGCCTGCACTGATTTCTGGGATGGAGCAGATATTTTCCCCCTTTCTGGGTCTGACAG GAAAAAGGTGCTGGATTTCTACCAGCGTGCCTGCTTGTCTGGATACTGTTCTGCATTTTCCTACAAGCCTATGCACTACTCGCTGTCCCCACAACTTCATGGAAAGTGCATAGAGATGCACCATGCTCCAGGTCATAGCACCATTTCAGCAACATGTGATATAAGTGGAACGGTGCCACTGAAACCTGCAGGCCGCCATGACAGCTGGAGTTCTGATG AAGGCATTGGCGAATTCACAGAGGATTTTATGCAAGCACTCAGTGGCCAGATCTTTATGGGAATGGTCTCCTCACAGTATCAGGCTCGTCTGGATATTGTGCGACTTATAGACGGTTTAGTGAATGCCTGTATCCGATTTGTTTATTTCTCCATGGATGATGAACTTAGAAGCAAG GTGTTTGCAGAGAAAATGGGCCTTGAGACTGGATGGAACTGTCATATTTCTCTAACTCCAAATGGTGATGGACCAGGTTCTGTGGTACCACCATCCAGTCCCAGTAATGCTGGATCTCTGCGAGATGACCTACATCAGG GTTCTCGAGAAGACGCGGAGGGGTTACTACTGATGGATGAGGAAGGTCACTCGGATATGATTAGTTTTCAGCCTACAGATAGTGATGTTCCTAGTTTTCTGGAGGATTCAAATCGA GCAAAACTCCCTCGCGGTATCCATCAAGTAAGGCCACATCTGCAGAACATTGATAATGTTCCCTTGCTGGTACCACTGTTTACAGACTGTACACCAGAAa CTATGTATGAGATGATCCAGATTATGCAGGAGTATGGTGAAGTGACCTGCTGTATGGGAAGTTCGGCAAATTTCCGTAACAGTGGTTTATTCTTACAGAGCGATATCAG CATTTCTCTGGACCCGTTGTTTCCTTCTCGCTGTTCCTGGGAAATGTTTGGATATGTAAGTGGCCCTCCCAGGACAAACACTTCAGAGGAATCCTCCCCTCTGCATCTCTCGGCTGCACTGACTGGTTTGGCCTGCTCTATGTCCTTCAAAAAGGAGGAGAGTGTGAGCATCATTCGTCTTATTGAACAG GCTCGACACGCTACATATGGCATAAGGAAATGCTTTCTCTTTCTACTGCAGTGCCAGTTAACTCTTGTCATTATACAG ttcctggCCTGCCTTTTCCAGCTACCCCCTTTATTAAGCACTACAGATATTCTATGGTTATCTTGTTTTTGTTATCCATTAATAAG TGTGTCACTGCTTGGGAAGCCATCTGACAGCTCTATAATGTCTGTAGCCACTGGAAAAAATCTCCATTCCATACCTAAAAAG ACTCAGCATTATTTCCTGATATGTTTCCTGTTCAAGTTCTTACCTTCCTCCTTCTGTTGTCTGGCCTGCTTCTGGTTGTCACTGCAGAGGTTTTGTGAGATTTCTTCCCACAATAACACCACCAGTTGCTCTAGATTGATAGTTTACAG TGATGCTTTGGGTTCTCCAGACTGGTTTGGATCCTTTTCTGGGGCTCTGCTTTTAGCTCAGAAGTTTTGTGCCTGCCTCATTGTTCTACACACAG tgtttaTTTCTGTCAGTCACGTTCATCGTTCTAAATCTCTATGGAAGAGGAGTCCATTTAGCAATGTATGGTGGAGCTTGACTCTTCCTGTCTT GGTTCTCGCTCAAGGATTACAGACAGCCCTAGATCTTCAGCTATGGACAAACACTGATTCTCCACTAAAGTTCAGCCTTTGGGACATCCCCCTAGTGTCATGGCTTTCAGGATCACTTTCGCTCCTTGTTGTTCTCTTCATCAATGAAATTGTCAAACTGCATGAGATCAG gGTTCGTGTTCGTTACCAGAAAAGACAAAAGCTGCAGTTTGAAACAAAGCTTGGCATGAACTCCCCATTCTGA